The following is a genomic window from bacterium.
AGGGAATGGTGGTTGATTTCACCACATCGGATCGCTGTGCTGCCTCCACTGGAAGATTCCTCGAGAACATGGCGAAAGTCCTCGGTATGGAACTTGATGAATTATCGCAATACTACGAGGACCCCGCCGAGATAAGCTCTACATGCGCGGTTTTTGCTGAGACTGAGCTTCTCGAAAAAATATCCATGGGAATACCGATAGAGCGTCTTGCCGCTGGTGTTAATTATTCAATAGTTAAGAGGTTTGCTGCTATGATACGTCGCTTCCCTGCGGACCGTGTTGTGGCGACTGGTGGCGTGGCTAAAAATAATGCCGTTATAAGATTACTTTCTGAAGAACTTGGCGTCGCAGTCTTGGTCCCCAAAAAACCCCAGTTTATGGGAGCATTAGGTTGTCTTGTTTACGAAGTGGGGGATGAATAATGCCATACCTGTTGCTGTTTAAAACAATGACAAAGCTTTATGAAGCGGAATCAATCTTAAGAAGAGAGGGGATTAGATTCGACATGGTTCCTGTGCCTGAGGAAATTCTGGATGACATGTGTGGTGAGATGGCGTTAAAAGTCTGGGACAGGGAAGCTTTAGAGATGTTTGACGAAATAAAGGTAGTTGAGGTTGAGGAATAGACTTTGAACTATTTTATATAATTAAGACTTACCCGAAATTTTCTATTATCAACTTTTCGAGTTTTTCTTTTTCATTTAAATTTGGGTCTTCGAGAACTTTTTCGAGCAGAAAGTTGAGCACTTCACCAACTTTTTTTCCGGGTGGAATTCCAAGGATTCGCATAACATCGTGACCGTCCACAGCGAGGTCCTTTACCGATAGAGGAGGTTTTTTGGACAGTACCTCGTAAACTCTGTTTTTATACTTTATCTCGGCTTCGAGGTCTCCGTGTCCCTGTGCTTTTGTGTCGGCGAATCTGAGTTCGAAAAGTGGCTCCAGCAGTTCCTCACCGACTTTGCGGATAAATCTTCGTATCCCTTTTTCAGTTTGAGCGTGCGTGAACATGTGAAGCCTTACTAATTTTGCGACATTATCTGCCAATTTGTGCGAAAATGCGAACTTTTTAAGCCATCTGCTGGCGACTTTTGCGCTGCTTTCTTGGTGGCCATAAAATCGCGCTCTGCCATCATCCCCGATAATTTTGTGGCGTGGTTTGGTGATGTCATGGAAAAGAGCAGCGAAGCGCACGAGAAGGTCAGCTCGCGTCTCATCCACAGTGCGGAGAATGTGTTCGAAAACATCGTAGGCGTGTATTCCGCCCGGCTGAGATACGCCAACACATTCCGAAAGTTCGGGCAGAATAACTTCGAGCGCGCCAACCTCATGAAGGCATTTTAATGCTATCGAGGGCTTTTCGAGAAGCATTATTTTGCCGAATTCATCTCCTATGCGTTCTTTAAAAACGGTTTGTAGTTTGTTTGCGCATTCTTTTGCTGCTAAAAAGGTTCCATCATCGATTTTGAATCCAAGCTTTGAGGCAAGTCTGCACATCCTTAGTATTCGCAGTGGGTCGTCAATGAAGGCATTTTTCCCTGTAGCGCGTAGCAATCTATTTTCTAAATCCTCCAAGCCTTTCAATGGGTCTATTACTTGCTTTTTAAGAATGTCCCATGCAATGGCGTTTATCGTGAAATCCCGGCACTTTAAGTCGTCAATAAGGGACATTCCCGGCTCCGGTATACTGCCCGCTGGCGTTCTTCGCGATGGGACCACGATGTCGAATCTTTCGCCTTTATACCAGAATCTCACAAGGTTGAACGATTTGCCAACAAGCTCCGCACGACCTATAGGACTGAGGATTTCTACGAGATCAGTAAGTTTCGGACCGCGAACCAATACGTCTCTGTCCTGAGTGGGAAGTCCAAGTAAAACATCGCGAACATAACCGCCGACATAGTATATCTCATTGGCGTTAGAACGCAGAACTTCGAGAACTTTCCGCGGTAAAGGCTTAAATTTTATTTTCGATTGCGAAATCGCCATTTTCGAAATTAATTTATAACAGTTACTAAATTTATCTAAAACATCGGAACAGACAATTATTAACTTTTTGGAGGTTTTATGAAACTTGATTTTTCGGGTAAAACTATCCCCGAGGTTGTGTTCACCACTTGCGAGCGATTTCCAAATAAGGTGGCTTTAATGGTTAATAGTGGTGACGGCACTTTTGAGGAGATAACATATTCCCAGCTTATGGATAAGGTCGTAAGGCTTTCGTCTTTTATTCAGCGGAGTGGCTTTGAAGCTGGAGAACACATTGCAATCCTTGGGCACAATTCGCCGCAATGGGCTATAGCTTATCTTGCGATTCAGACAGCGGGTTGCGTAGCTGTTCCGCTCGATTCCGCACAGCGTCCAAACGAGCTAAGACACATTCTGCGCCACTCAGATTCGTCCGCTATCTTTCTCGACAAAAATTTCCTTAATGTGCTTTCGGATGAGGTTGAGGATTACTTTCCTGACCTGCCGAGATTTGAGCTTCAGAACATAGATATTATAATAGATACCGAGACATCGCCAAAACCGCCAAGATTCGCCAAATCCCAGGACGATGTAGCCGTTATAATATACACCTCGGGGACAACTGGTGCTCCTAAGGGCGTCATGTTGACCCACAAAAACATCCTTTCCGATATTGACTTTATGTTCAGGGTTATTACCGTTACTGAGAAGGATACATTTTTATCAGTGCTCCCTATTCACCATTCATTTGAGGCTACATGCGGTTTTCTTGCACCATTAACTATAGGATGTAGCATTGTGTATGCGCGTGCGCTTCGGGCGAAGGAAATCCTTGAGGATATAAAAGCTTGCGGTGTAACTATTATGCTTGGTGTGCCCCTTCTTTTCGAAAAATTCTATAGCGGCATAAAGAAAGGAGTGAGTAAAAGCGGGTTAATTGGCAGGTCTATTTTCGGCGGCGCAATGGGAATAAGCAAGGCATTGAAAGTGTTCTCAAAGAATTCTGGCAAGCTAATAATGAAACCATTCCGCAACAAAGCTGGCATGGGCGGGTTGAATCTTCTTATA
Proteins encoded in this region:
- a CDS encoding 2-hydroxyglutaryl-CoA dehydratase; its protein translation is MARLGLDIGSRFTKLAYAKDSRTEFSMFDSATFYREYGTPSPNGFVINLRKLGFGDDLEVVATGYGRERARLSGAVEIPEIQAHALGAMKSTGEKTFTLIDFGGQDTKIIRVEQGMVVDFTTSDRCAASTGRFLENMAKVLGMELDELSQYYEDPAEISSTCAVFAETELLEKISMGIPIERLAAGVNYSIVKRFAAMIRRFPADRVVATGGVAKNNAVIRLLSEELGVAVLVPKKPQFMGALGCLVYEVGDE
- a CDS encoding DUF3343 domain-containing protein → MPYLLLFKTMTKLYEAESILRREGIRFDMVPVPEEILDDMCGEMALKVWDREALEMFDEIKVVEVEE
- a CDS encoding HD domain-containing protein; this translates as MAISQSKIKFKPLPRKVLEVLRSNANEIYYVGGYVRDVLLGLPTQDRDVLVRGPKLTDLVEILSPIGRAELVGKSFNLVRFWYKGERFDIVVPSRRTPAGSIPEPGMSLIDDLKCRDFTINAIAWDILKKQVIDPLKGLEDLENRLLRATGKNAFIDDPLRILRMCRLASKLGFKIDDGTFLAAKECANKLQTVFKERIGDEFGKIMLLEKPSIALKCLHEVGALEVILPELSECVGVSQPGGIHAYDVFEHILRTVDETRADLLVRFAALFHDITKPRHKIIGDDGRARFYGHQESSAKVASRWLKKFAFSHKLADNVAKLVRLHMFTHAQTEKGIRRFIRKVGEELLEPLFELRFADTKAQGHGDLEAEIKYKNRVYEVLSKKPPLSVKDLAVDGHDVMRILGIPPGKKVGEVLNFLLEKVLEDPNLNEKEKLEKLIIENFG
- a CDS encoding long-chain fatty acid--CoA ligase; the protein is MKLDFSGKTIPEVVFTTCERFPNKVALMVNSGDGTFEEITYSQLMDKVVRLSSFIQRSGFEAGEHIAILGHNSPQWAIAYLAIQTAGCVAVPLDSAQRPNELRHILRHSDSSAIFLDKNFLNVLSDEVEDYFPDLPRFELQNIDIIIDTETSPKPPRFAKSQDDVAVIIYTSGTTGAPKGVMLTHKNILSDIDFMFRVITVTEKDTFLSVLPIHHSFEATCGFLAPLTIGCSIVYARALRAKEILEDIKACGVTIMLGVPLLFEKFYSGIKKGVSKSGLIGRSIFGGAMGISKALKVFSKNSGKLIMKPFRNKAGMGGLNLLISGGAAIKPEVVKFFNNFGITCSQGYGLTETSPVVSVNPINKIKAESVGPPIPEVNVRIGNPNEEGIGEIQVKGPIVFAGYYKNEEATKEAFTDDGWFRTGDLGYIDKDGYIYITGRLKNMILTSGGKNVYPEEIEEKINSHDVVLESLVIGRKTKGCEEPFAIVVPNFDYIDEKYGSMSESQIESLIRGVIEDVNKKIAPYKRIKGFAIQTEEFPKTSTRKIKRYLYQAKEFRV